The sequence ggcgatctatgaacatggagagaaggccagcagaatgcttgcacagcagcttagggagcgggaggcagctagggagatagggaaggTAAAGGACAGTGAGGGGAACCTGGCTGGTGATTCGGTCGGGGTGAAGAAGGCGTTtcgggatttctacagcaggctgtccaggtcggaaccccctacggggccagaGGGGTGAgacacttcttggaggggctgaatttcccaaagatgGACGGGGAGCGGGCAGAAGGGCGGAGGGCCCCAAtcgggctggaagagatagtggagggtctgaaggccgtgCAAGCGGATAAGGCCCCAGATCTGGACAGGTACCcaatggagttttataaaaacatttcggggatattggggccggtgttgttgaggatgttcaatgagacaaaaatattgtgaaggatcacctatgcacgttgcttcgagtgctactgggtgccttctttgtgttccctgacctcggcaagctcctgagcgtctactctgtccttgactatgggaagaaaattttttacctgttttgctccggctccgctgttttgttgctccggcttgctgtttcgacttcgactccagtctccagatcctgtcttccatcaccagccgttgagcactagccatcgttcagtaagtcccaaaacgacgctcgctacgtgaacttatacagtactcttctaataacgaacagaaggtgcagcccataaaggatcaaaggccttgtcccctgaccttgctgattcccacttagataagtatttagtcgtttaataatagaaataggtattagtctttagcgtgtgcatgcgtatttattatatttgtataataaatattgatcgttggaacttactaatcggtgtatagttttattactttgaacctgaccttggaatatttgtgaggtgtttatatacgacacctggcgactcccgagctgaaaatacacataccgagcctagcagtgttaagcacacggcctttaaacggaggcctgttaatacactccaataaacgcgtattacactcaagtaaaacgtgcaacgaTATCACCACGAATGGTAATATAACAGTCATGAAGTGATGTGAAGTGTTACAATCGTTGAAATGTAGGaaatatgtagccaatttgtACCCAGCAGCTCCACACAAACAACAAGATCAGACATCctgattttggtgatgttggtagagtataaatattggcctggagaTTAGGTAGAACCCATTGTTCTTCTCCAAACTAATGCCATAGGATCTTGTACATACACCTGTGAGATCAGACAGGACTCAAATTCCCAGCTTACCTGAAGTGTGatacagacagtgcagcaccagcCTTGGTTATGTGCTTGAACTCATGACATCCTGACACAGAGGTGAGTAGTGTCCCgtcactgagccaaggctgacactgACAGTATCAATTCTGAGCACAGACATCAGGTAGAATTCAGTACATTGCTATGAATGATCTCGTGCCTCAATTCCAGTTCTTTTTGGTTATTTGACATATCTAATAATCGCAGAAAATGGATACATTATTGCATTTCTCAACTTCTCTCTGAATTTAGTCTGGGTCAGCGCATAAACACATGTGTTTGTACAGGAGCTTAGCAGTTGGAACATATCTCCGGTGTAGTCTGCGATAAATAAGGGATCCGAGTTTTGAGCTGGATTATAAAGGCTGCCTGTAATTCTGGAAATGAGGAAAAATACAACATAAGGCATCCACAGCACGATGAAAGTACCAGAAATGGAGAAtagtaaaatgatggatttccttcggCTCTGCATCTCTGGATCATCGCTGCTCTTGCTGTTGCGTTGATCTTGCAGTGCTCTGCGGGTTCGATTAGCCATCAGAATGTGTTTAACAGTCAGAGCGTTGAGAAATATAATCAGAAAGTACGGCAACAAGGGGTTGAAAAGTGTGTCAAGCCAGTCATAAGTGACCCATCCTGGCAAAGTGAAGTAAGTTGGTTTGAAATGAACTCCCCACTCCACATTGTTAATTATAGAGTCAggttcaaaagcaaaatacaagGGGATGTTTTTGAAgcaggacacaacacacacagtcactagAACCACAGCTGCAGTATTCTCCCTGCAATACTTCTCTCTGAGTTCTTGACAACAAATAAGGACAAAGCGATCAACAGTGAAAGCCACCGTAAACCAGACAGAGCAATCAACAACCATATAGTTGATAACTTCATTAATTCTCATTACAGAAGTGTAGCGCAGAGCTGGAAATGGTAAGTAGTAACCCAGTATGTAATAGATAATCACATTGAAAATAATGACCAGCAGGTCCGCGGTTGTCATACCCACCAGGTAA comes from Scyliorhinus canicula chromosome 1, sScyCan1.1, whole genome shotgun sequence and encodes:
- the LOC119963090 gene encoding probable G-protein coupled receptor 139, whose product is MELATIEQAAFIYYHFLAIFGVPANFLSIVLLSRGGCGLSKGITLYLVGMTTADLLVIIFNVIIYYILGYYLPFPALRYTSVMRINEVINYMVVDCSVWFTVAFTVDRFVLICCQELREKYCRENTAAVVLVTVCVVSCFKNIPLYFAFEPDSIINNVEWGVHFKPTYFTLPGWVTYDWLDTLFNPLLPYFLIIFLNALTVKHILMANRTRRALQDQRNSKSSDDPEMQSRRKSIILLFSISGTFIVLWMPYVVFFLISRITGSLYNPAQNSDPLFIADYTGDMFQLLSSCTNTCVYALTQTKFREKLRNAIMYPFSAIIRYVK